The following is a genomic window from Gemmatimonadota bacterium.
CCGGTACGGACGGCGATCATCAAGGGCGCAAAGGGTCGTTTTCGGCCGATTATGCTTACTTCGCTGACTACGTTTCTCGGCTTCACACCCCTGATTCTGGAACGTGCTATACAGGCGCAGTTCCTGGTTCCCTTTGCCGCATCGCTCGGTTGCGGCATTATCTTCGTCACGGCCATACTCATGATGGTCGTTCCCGCGCTTTCCACCATTCATCTGCGTCTGATGAAGGGAGGGCAGATCTAATGGCTGATACCACAAAGGGCGTGAAACCCCAACCGCTTACTTTGACCCAGGAACTCATCCTGATGCTCCTCAACGAGGAGACCGGCTACTTCCACCAGGTGCCCGGCTGGGATTTGCACTGCGCCGTGGTCGGTGCCGTGCTTGCGGAGCTCTCACTCAGATCTCGCATTGACACGGACGTGGAGTCCCTGTTCCTCCTCGACCAGACACCAACAGGCAATTCCACCATCGATTTCATACTGGAGGAAATCGCGAGTGAGCCTAATCAGCAGAATACGCAGTACTGGATCGAGCGGCTGGCTCCCCGTGCGGAGACGATCATTGATTCGGTCCTGGATCGCCTGGTGGAAATGAAGATACTGGAACACCACGACGGCGAGTTCTGGACGCTGGCCCGCACCGACTGGAAGATGGAGTTGTACAGCGACACCGAGACAGGTACGGCAAGTCAGTTCGTCAGAACGCGGATCAGCCGGGCGATCTTCATGAACGAGATCCCCGACCCGAGAGACGTTATCATCATCTGCCTCGTCAATACCTGCGACGTATTTCGATTCATGTTCCAACTCGACGAAGAGGCGGAGCAGCGCATCGCGTTCATCTGCAAAATGGACGTGATCGGCCGGTCTATCGCAGAAGCCGTCTCGCACAAACTAGCCAGCCCGACGCTTCGCCGTGCCCTTTTTACCAAGAAGATTCCGACGGTTTCGCTACGCAAGCTGCTGCTGAACCCCCATGTTCGAGACGGCAACCTCAACGCGCTTTTTGCGAACCTTGCGCAGGAGTACGGTCCGGTGTTCAAGATCCGTCCTCCACTCGCCAAGCCCATGATCTTTCTGGCCGGACTCGAAGCAAACCGCTGGGTACATAAGCACGGGCGCATGTACCTGAGAGCCAAGGACTACTTCAGCGACTTCGAGAAGGTCTACGGTGCGTCCGGCCTCTTGCCTTCCCTGGACGGCGCCGATCACTTCCGGCTTCGCAAGTCCCTGTCGCCAGCGTATTCCCGCGGGAGACTGGGAGGGCAACTGGACCAGCTCTACCGTCATGCGCGGAGTTACATGGCAAGCTGGAATGTTGGAGACACCTATTCTGCTACGTCCATGTGCCGGCGGATGATAAACGCACAACTCTCGCCACTGTTCATCGGTGTCGACTCTCAGGACGTAATGGACGATCTGATGAAGTTCAAGGAACGGGCGCTCAGCGTGCATGTCGCCCGGATTCTGCCAAAATTCACACTGAACACCCCGGGCATGAAACGCAAGGCGAAAGCCCTCGATACGCTGATGGAACGAATCGAGGGGGTCCATACCCCCGCCCAACGGGCCGATAGCCCGCGGGACCTCGTGGACGAGTACCTCAGCCTGCACGCGAGCGACCCGCAGTTTCTTCCGGAGTCCAATTTGCGGTTTTCTTTCTCCGCGGCATTGATTGCCAGCGTGTACCTTGGCGATATGTTCAGCCTGGTAGTATACGCCATGGTCTCGCAGCCCGCGCTCTACGAGAGCATCCGAAGTGAAGCCGATGCCCTGTTCGGGAGCGGAGATCCGGATGCCGAGGACTTCACCCCATCCGAGATTGACGTCACGCACCGCTTCCTCATGGAGTGTATGCGCATGTACCCGATCGTTCCCATGTCCATTCGAAACGTAATGAACACATGTGCGTTTGAGGGTTACGAACTGCCTCTGGGGGAACGCATCCACATCGCGCCGACCGCCGCGCATTACATGAGCGATATCTTTCCCGATCCGTACACTTTCGACATCAGCCGCTATCTNNNNNNNNNNNNNNNNNNNNNNNNNNNNNNCCGTACGGGCTGGGCACGCACATGTGCCTCGGCACCCGATGGATGGAACTGCAACTGGCCGTCAACCTGCTGATGCTGGCGCACCACTTCAAGATTGAAATGTCGCCCGCAAACTTCAAGCTGCGGTTCAATCCGTTTCCGTCTTTGAAACCAAGCAAGAAGCTGAAGTTCGTCATCTCCGAGCAGAGACGCGAGCTACGCGTCTGATGCCGAGGAGATGTAATTCCAGGGGAGATGCCACAGCATTGGAATTGGGTAAACTATCCAAAGAACTGCGGGAGGCGTACGAGGGAACGGGCGTCAAGGGGCGTGTCCGGCACTTCGATGGCTGGATCGCGCGGGCGGCTCCGGGAGCCGATGGCGCGAGCGGGTACGACCACGCGGCAACGGTGAAAGAGTACTATGACCTTTGCAGCGGGTTTATGGTGTGGGGTTGGAACGAATCCCTGCATTTCGTGCCGCTCACACCTGGTGAGAGTCTGGAGGAATCCATAGTCCGGCATCAGCGGTTGATGATCTCGAAACTGGAACTGCAACAGGGCATGACGGTGGTAGACGTTGGTTGTGGTATCGGTGGCCCAATGCGCCGCGTCGTCCGTGAGGCCGGTGTCAGAGTTGTAGGAATCAACATCAGTGAAATCCAGCTGGGGAAGGCAAAGAAGTTGAACGCCGAGGCGGGAATCGGCCACATGGTCGATTACGAGGCGTGCAGTTTTATGGATATGGGTGTCTTCGAAGATGAGACGTTCGACCGGGGCTATGCCATCGAGTCAACGTGCCATGCGCCAGACAAGGAACGTGCGTTCGCAGAGATATTCCGCGTACTCAAACCAGGAGCACTGTTCTGGGGTCAGGAAATGTGCCTGACCGAAAAGTTCGATCCAACAGACGCCCGACACCGGGCCATTGAGCAGGAACTCAAGCGTGGCATCGCGCTGAACGACATCGCGACGTTCGGGGAAGTTAATCGCGCGCTTGAAGCGGCGGGATTCCACGTCATCGAAGGGATGGACCGAAACGTCCGGAAAGGACCATCCACGCCCTGGTATCGTTCAATGGAGAGTCGTCGCGGCACGTTGGGGAACACGCTGCGCAGGCTTCCATGGGGCCGTAAAGCCATCATCGCGGGATCGAAGATGGCCGAAGTGCTGCGCCTGCTTCCCAAGGGATCCACGGAAGTCATCCGACTCCTTGATCGAACCGCAGACGCTTATGTCTCGGGTGGCAAGACGGGGATCTTCACGCCGCTGTACTGTTTCCTGGCCCGCAAACCTTTTAGACCCGATTGACCCCGATCCACATCGTAGGCCATTGGTGCGAATTGCCCGTCCGTTGAATCGAACCAGGATGTTTAGATGACCCTTACCCAATTGGTCCAGTTCGCGGCAGTTTGGGGACTCGCGCTCTTAACCCGATCGGTCCGCATCGCGGCGGTTGGGGAACGCGTGATCCTGGCGGTCGGCCTTGCCGTCGTGGCCGGCGTGACCGGTTTGAGCTTCGTGACCGGTGCGAATGCACAATCAGTAGCGAACGCCCAAACGATCGATGACGCCAGGACCGCATTCGAGGAAGGCCGTTTTCGGGAGGCGGCTGATCTCGCGGAAGCCATCGGGACCTCTGGGGGCTACGCCCTGGCGGCGCAGTCGCTCGCGGTGTACGGCCATCATGTTGCGGACAGGGATAACCGGAACGAATTCCTGGAACGCGCGATGAAACTCGGAGAGGAAGCGGTGCGCGCCGATTCGACCAATCCCGAAGCGTATTACCAGTCCGCCCACGCCGTTGGCCGGTATGCACAGAACGTCGGTATACTGACGGCCCTTCGCCGCGGCCTGGCGGGCCGGGTCCGCGGGCTGCTCGAGACCGCGCTCGATATCCACCCCGACTTCGCCGAGGTACACATGGCCTTCGGGGGCTGGCATGCCGACATCGCCGCTGCCGGGCGCGTTGCCCGGTTCCTGTACAAGGGAAACCGGGAGAATGCGGTCATGCATTACGAAAGGGCCCTGGAACTCGCCCCGGACTCGAAGGCCATACTGTTTGAATACGCGCTCAGGCTTCCTGAACTCGATCGTGAGGGCGGTCGGGAGCGGGCCGTGGAGATGCTGTCGAAGGCGGCCGGGCTACCGGCGCGGGACGCCTACGAGGAGTTCATCCAGCAGGATATTCTGGAGGCCCTGGCGGAGTCGGAGGGCGGCGGGTAGCTCATCGGGCAGCGGATGTCGCGCCTTCTCAAGCTGTCGACTTTTCCGGATAGAACTGCCTGCAGTACCGCCGGTACCTGCCGATGGGGCCGTCGGCCTCGCACAGCCTGGGGGCGTGCGATACCGCTTCCGTTCCCAGATCACCACGTCCTACAGGACATCCTGCTTTTGCTGCGAAAGCAGGATATGATTCATCAGTCTGTTGCGAAACTTCATCGGCAGGAACCCCAGTCCGGTGATGAACCGCCGGGGTTTGCGGATTTCCTGCAGTTGGCTGGCCAGTACGAGGTCGATAAAGGTGCCGTCGACAGGGGTCGGAAGGACCCAGAGTCTTGCGTGCATGTCGATGGTCTTCTCATGGATTTCGACAAAGGAGTAACCCAGTCTGTGGATGTGCGTGACGGCTGAAACCTCGTAGACAAGGTGCTTGACTCCCAGGATCCGGCGAATGCGCCTGAAGTCGAAGCAACTCCTCAGATAGGCGCCTTCCACCGTAATCGAACCGACCGGGTTCACATTGTCGTAGCCGTGTACATAGCGCAGGTGCCCGAAGTCCACCGAGTTCTCCGCGGTTTCCTGGGGATGGCTGCGAAACCGGAGGGGCCTGAATCCAACTTCGCCCCATTCCGCGCCGGTGGGCGGATCGTCCGGCAGGTGCCAGTGGGAAGGCCTGGCGTCCAGCCCGTACCAGGCGAAGACCAGGCCGAGGATCTCCCGGGTTTCATACACCGTGAGTTTAGCGGCTTTCGGCGCCGGGGCGTTGGGCGTCGCAACGCAATGGCCGGTCGTATCGAACTCGAACCCGTGGAACGGGCAGACCAGGCGCCCGTCGCATACCTTGCCGCCGACTTTCGGCCCCAGGTCGGAACCCAGGTGCGGGCAAACAGCGTCGGCCACGCAGACGCGGCCCTCCTCGTCGCACCAGGCGACGATATCCTTCCCCATCCACATCTTCTCGATCAGGTTTTCCGCTGGAGTGTTTCGCGGGTCGTTACCAGATACCAGCCTTCAGGGAAGGGCGGAAGTGCCGTGAGAGCGGCTGGGACGGGCCGGTCCGCGGTGGTGTTTGCCGCAGGACCGGCGGTCTGTTCTGTGGTGTTTTCGTTCATGTTTCAGGTCCTCACAGGCGATGGAGCCGTTCGCAAGAACAGCGAAGGTGCTCAGCCGCTTGCTTTTCGAAAACGCCAGCCGTACAGGATGCTTCCGTAATAATTAAAGATACGCCGGGTCTCGGGATCGCGGAAAGGATAATCCGCCCCGATCTGCCGGGCAGCGGCGAGACCGGTCACGAAGCAGGTCTCCTGGCTGTTCACCAGGGTGTGGGCGCCGCAGTGCCAGGTGTGCCGCCTGCCCTGGATGAAGCGGAACAGTTGGACGAGCCATGCGACGTGGCGCACGTCGTGCACGATATGCTGGAACCAGCACTTCTTGACGATCTTTTGCTCATCGATCGGACTGACGGGGTTGTAGGTCACCAGGCAGGGCCTGTCGGACCGGCTGGCCCATGGCTGCTGGTTGTGCATGATGTAGGTGATTTCGTAGTTGTCCGGCCTGGCGCCGTACTGTTCGATATG
Proteins encoded in this region:
- a CDS encoding class I SAM-dependent methyltransferase; translation: MELGKLSKELREAYEGTGVKGRVRHFDGWIARAAPGADGASGYDHAATVKEYYDLCSGFMVWGWNESLHFVPLTPGESLEESIVRHQRLMISKLELQQGMTVVDVGCGIGGPMRRVVREAGVRVVGINISEIQLGKAKKLNAEAGIGHMVDYEACSFMDMGVFEDETFDRGYAIESTCHAPDKERAFAEIFRVLKPGALFWGQEMCLTEKFDPTDARHRAIEQELKRGIALNDIATFGEVNRALEAAGFHVIEGMDRNVRKGPSTPWYRSMESRRGTLGNTLRRLPWGRKAIIAGSKMAEVLRLLPKGSTEVIRLLDRTADAYVSGGKTGIFTPLYCFLARKPFRPD
- a CDS encoding cytochrome P450; translated protein: MADTTKGVKPQPLTLTQELILMLLNEETGYFHQVPGWDLHCAVVGAVLAELSLRSRIDTDVESLFLLDQTPTGNSTIDFILEEIASEPNQQNTQYWIERLAPRAETIIDSVLDRLVEMKILEHHDGEFWTLARTDWKMELYSDTETGTASQFVRTRISRAIFMNEIPDPRDVIIICLVNTCDVFRFMFQLDEEAEQRIAFICKMDVIGRSIAEAVSHKLASPTLRRALFTKKIPTVSLRKLLLNPHVRDGNLNALFANLAQEYGPVFKIRPPLAKPMIFLAGLEANRWVHKHGRMYLRAKDYFSDFEKVYGASGLLPSLDGADHFRLRKSLSPAYSRGRLGGQLDQLYRHARSYMASWNVGDTYSATSMCRRMINAQLSPLFIGVDSQDVMDDLMKFKERALSVHVARILPKFTLNTPGMKRKAKALDTLMERIEGVHTPAQRADSPRDLVDEYLSLHASDPQFLPESNLRFSFSAALIASVYLGDMFSLVVYAMVSQPALYESIRSEADALFGSGDPDAEDFTPSEIDVTHRFLMECMRMYPIVPMSIRNVMNTCAFEGYELPLGERIHIAPTAAHYMSDIFPDPYTFDISRYL
- a CDS encoding Rieske 2Fe-2S domain-containing protein → MGKDIVAWCDEEGRVCVADAVCPHLGSDLGPKVGGKVCDGRLVCPFHGFEFDTTGHCVATPNAPAPKAAKLTVYETREILGLVFAWYGLDARPSHWHLPDDPPTGAEWGEVGFRPLRFRSHPQETAENSVDFGHLRYVHGYDNVNPVGSITVEGAYLRSCFDFRRIRRILGVKHLVYEVSAVTHIHRLGYSFVEIHEKTIDMHARLWVLPTPVDGTFIDLVLASQLQEIRKPRRFITGLGFLPMKFRNRLMNHILLSQQKQDVL